The sequence TATGATAAGTTGTTTCAGAAAGCGAAATCTCAATCTGATTATGGTAGTGACTATCCTATCATTTGTTACTCTCTTTAGCTACCAATCATGCACACCAGCTCCACCCATTTCCCCTCCACCCTCTACCGAAATACCAAAATATATAAGCCATGTCCCAGAGTGGGCAAAGAGTGCAATCTGGTACCAGATTTTTCCAGAAAGATTTCGAAATGGTGATCAGAGCAATGACCCCACTGTAAATACTTTGACTGGCACATGGCCCTATGCACAACCTGAAGATTGGCAAGTTTCCCCCTGGGCTTCAGATTGGTATAAGATGCAGCCCTGGGAGCTGAACACGGGCGAGGATTTCTGGTACAACTCCCAACTTCGTCGTTATGGTGGTGATCTGCAGGGTGTCATAGATAAACTTGATTACCTATCCGATCTGGGTATCAATGCGATTTACTTAAATCCAGTATTCGAATCCCCTTCTCTCCATAAATATGGTTGCAGCATGTGGCATCATATTGATAATAATTTTGGTCCCGATCCGGCCCAGGATGAAGAGCTATGGAAACTTGAGAATCCTGCCGATCCTGAGACCTGGAAATGGACCACTGCTGATTCACTGTTTTTAGATCTGCTCACAGAAGCTCATGATCGTGAAATTAAAGTAATCATTGATGGTGTTTTTAATCACACCGGTATTCCTTTTTGGGCTTTTGATAAGATCAAAGAAAAGGGACCTGAAAGTGAGTTCGCTGATTGGTTTACCATTCTTTCTTACGATGACCCAGCAACCCCTGAGGATGAATTCGACTGGCAGGGATGGTACGGCGTAAAAGATTTACCAGAATTGGCCGAAGATGATCACGGTCCAGTCGATGGTGCAAAGGAACACATCCATGCCGTTGTAAAACGTTGGATGGACCCCAATGGTGATGGAGACCCATCAGATGGAATTGATGGCTGGAGACTGGATGTGGCTGAAATGGTTGCCCTGGATTTCTGGCGGGAATTTCGAGTGTGGTGTAGAGATATCAATCCCGAAAGTTATCTCGTTGGTGAAGTATGGTGGGAAAACTATCAAGAGAATAAAATGGTGAATGCCACGGCCTGGTTACAGGGTGATGTGTTTGATGCTGTCATGAATTATCGCACGGGAGATGCCCTTATTCGCGGGATGGTTGATCAGGAATGGAGAGTTACTCCTTCTGAAATGGATTCGCTCCTGGCAGAAGTGAGAGATGAGTATCCCTTACAGAACCAATATGTTCTTATGAGCAACATAGACAGCCACGATACTGAACGTTTGGCAAGTACGGTAGCCAATTCCGATCGAACCATTGATCACAATTCCAGTTCGCGGGATCATAAAGATTTTTATCTGGGAAAGCCATCCCTTGAACAACAGGCCTTGCAGCGCGTGATGCTCACATTCCAGTTTGCCTATATTGGCGCCCCATTTATTTATTATGGAGATGAGGTTGGTATGTGGGGTGCTGATGACCCAGATTGTAGAAAACCCATGGTTTGGGATGATATTGAGTACGACGATGAAGTGACCGATCCCTGGGGCAGATCCTACGGGCCATTCAAAATTTCTGTAGATGAAAAAATGAAGAACTTTTATAAATCTCTAATACAATTAAGAAGATCAGAACCTGCCTTGAATCTTGGGGACTATTCACTTATCCAGACTTCTCAGGATAGAACTTTTGCCTTTAAACGTTCACTGGAAAATGAGACCATCCTGGCTATCTTTAATTACGGGGATTCAGAGTGGCTTCCAGAGCCATCAGTCTTCGGGGATATAGTAGAGACTGAGTGGAGATTGAAATTGGATTCCAATGGTTCAGCTCAAAAAACTTTAATGCCACTAAGCGCAAGGCTGTACAAAAACTCGGTAAAATAATGCCTAGCAATTTTCTTCCGAGAACACTTGTTTCAAGGGTGCTGGTAGCAACCATGATGTTGCTCGCTTTGCAAAATTGTTCCGACACTTCGAGCGATTTGGCTGCTTTCGATGGGGGCGCAGTACAGGAGCATGAATTCTTAAATCACTACCAAAAATATTTGACTGTTACGGGTCTTAAAGACAATCTTCCAGATCGGGAAAAAATTCTTCGCAGTGTGCTTCACGAAAAGCTAATTCTCAAGAATTGGCAAGAAAATGCCCTTGATGATCATCCCGAAGTTGTGGAGGTCCTGCGCAGACAGGAAGAACAAGCACTTCTGGATGCCCTGTGGCAAAAAAAGAGCAGCAACACAGCTCAACCTGGTCCTGAAGCTTTGGCCACCATGTTAGTACAAGAACGGACGAGGTATCATATCCAGGAAGCTTCTTTTCTGGATCGATCCTCTGCAGCCAGTATGTCTAAAATGTGGTCTGATGCTGAAGCGTCAGTTGACTACAAGGATCTTGGCTTTTTACTCCTGGAAGATGTTCATCCTCTTCTGATGAAAAAAATCAGTAAGATGAAAAATGGCGAGGTGAGCGATCCTATCCGGTTGGGACAGGGATATTTACTGATTAAGCTGGTTGAAAAGCGGATTCCACCCCTTATTCGCCCCCGTGATTTTGCAGTTGCCAAGGATAGATTGCTCCGGGAGTGGACAGTCAATCAAAGCGATTCAATAATTAACGCCTATACACAAAATGTCTTGTCAGGGTTGAATGTGAATTATTCAGCAGAGGGGACATCAGCACTGCTCAAATTATTGGCGAATACATCGAAAGCATCCCTAGCGGATCACATCGCTGAATCAGATCAATCAAATCTTCTTTTATGTAGTACAAACGAGGGAGATTGGACTCTTGAGATGCTAATTCCCCACTTATTGGATAGCCGACCTGAACATCTCAACTCAATAACTGATGAATCAGATGTCCAAAAATTAATCTCTGGGTTGCTCGTACGGCAATCCTTGATTGCTGAGGCCAGAGAAGCCGGTCTCCATAAGCAGGAGCTTACCCGGGAAGCCATCCAGAAACGTCAGAATTTATGGCGGATAAAGACATGGCAGGAACGCTTTGCAGATACGGTAAGCATTCATCAGGATTACCTCTCAAATTTGAATCAAAATGAGCTTAACAATAATTCCAAAATTCCTCGTCGAGACGTGGAATTTTTTGTTTTTCAGGACAGTGGACGAGCCCACAAGGCCTATGAAAACTTGCTGACCGAAAATCCCGGAGTAAAAGTTACCAGCGATCCGAATTCCAGGCTGGAATTGCCTTCAGATGGTAAGATGGGCTGGGTTACCGCGGAAGAATTGGGTTTTGCCGCAAAATTGGTTTTTTCTCAAGATTTGAATACCTGGACCAAACCCTGGTACTATGGAGGAGAATTCTTCCTCTTTCGAAGTATTGAAGCAAAGAATGATCCTGTAAATTTGGATTTAGCGCGTGAGAACCTTGAGCTGCTGGTCCGTAGCCAGGGTGCCCCTGTCCAGCTTGAACAGGCGCTGCTAGCCATGGAAAAAAGTAATCACGCCATCATTTATCAGGATAGAATAAAACAGATACCATATATCCAATTGTCAGGAAGCGTAGATGAAAGCTAGAATATTCATTAAACTATTTCAAAGATTATCCCTACTGAGCTTATTGCTTTCAAGTGTAATTGCCGGAACCAGTGGAAAAATCGCAGGCAAGATTCATGATGGCTCCACAGGTGAGCCACTCATCGGCTGCAACGTCGTTTTGCAGGGAACCTATCTCGGGGGAGCTACCGATCTCGATGGAGCATTTGTGATTCTCAATGTTCCACCAGGTGAATATAGCCTCCAGGCAAACATGATCGGTTATACCTCTGGTCGCATGGACGGCATCATTGTGGCTATCGATCTGACCACAGAAGTCAATCTGGAATTAACCAGCGAACTTCTAGTAGGTGAAGTGGTTGTGGTCACTTTCGTTCAGCCAAAGGTTCAACGAGACCGAACCAGCTCCCAGGTTCATGTGGGTGAAGATATGATCAAGGACTTACCCGTAGAGGAAGTTTCGGATATCCTTGAACTCCAGACAGGCGTAACCAAGGATGCTGGTGGTGGTTTACATATCCGGGGTGGTAGAGCGAGAGAAGTGGTCTATTGGGTAGATGGTGTACCCGTTTCTGACGGTTACGATGGCAGCTCTATTGTGGAGGTCGACAAAAACGCCATCCAGGAATTGCAGCTGGTTTCTGGAACCTTCAATGCTGAATATGGTCAAGCCATGAGTGGTATTATAAATATTGTTACTCGAACTGGTGGAGAAAAATTGGGTGCAAAACTCGACTATTCGACCGGTGGATGGTGGTCTACAACAGATGATAATTATTTAGATATGGACACGTATGATCCTCAGGATACACAGAATTTATCCTTCTCGCTTGGTGGACCACTGGGACTTAAAAACCTACGGTTCTATTTCTCAGGCCGACGTTACACCAGCAACGGTCATCTCAGGGGAGAGCGAATTGTAAATCCCAAGCCCATCAGTGTCATGGACTCCGTGAGTGGAACAGAATACTTATTTATCAATTTTGGTGACAGCTCTATTGTCACCATGAATAAGCAAGAGAAGTATTCAATAAATGGAAAACTTTCCTACATGTTGACGCCCAATGTCAACCTGCATATGAACTATTTACTCTCAAATAGAGAGTATCAGGACTATGATCATTTGTACAGGTGGAATCCAGATGGCAATCTCCATCGATTTGATCAGGGACGAAGTGTTTCACTAACATTGAATCACACCCTGTCACCCAATACCTATTACTCAATTCGAGCGGGAAATTCTACCAGTCACTACAGGCACTACGCTTTCGAAGATCCGCTGGATGCTCGCTATACGAACCCAGAATATCTGAATTTACCTTCATATACTTTTGCCCTGGCTGGCGTCAATGGATCGCACTTCGAGAGGAATACGACCACAAACCTGGTAAAATTTGATTTTAGCAGTCAGATCAATTCTAAGCATTTACTGCAGATGGGTCTTGAGTATCGTAACCATGAACTGGATCGGGAGGATTATTCAATTGTAGCCAAGGTTGATAGCAATAATATCCAATTGGTTCCCTTTGAGCCTGACACCCTCTCCAGACAAACACCTTCTCATAGTTATTACCACGAGGAACCTGAGGAATTTTCACTCTATTTACAGGACAAGTTAGAATACGATGACTTTGTGATTAATATTGGCGTGCGTTGGGACTGGTTCCATTCACACGGTGTCTTGCCTACCGACCCTTCCGATCCATCCATCTTTAACCCATTGAGTCCCGAACATGCGGATATGAGTATGGAGGAACGGCAGGCCATCTGGTTCAAAGAGGTGGATGCAAAAAGTTCCATATCTCCACGGTTAGGTTTGGCTTTTCCCATCACTGATAAGGGGGTCATTCATTTCTCCTATGGTCATTTTTTCCAGATTCCATCATTTGAATATTTGTACCAAGATCGTGGATATAAAATCACGACTTCGGATGGAATTTATGGCCCATTTGGCAATCCCGATTTGAATCCAAAGCAAACGGTCAAGTACGAATTGGGATTACAACAGCAACTAAATGACGACCTAAATGTAGATTTAGTTGTTTTTTATCAAGATATTCGGGATTGGGTAAGCACAGGAATTGTCCAGGCCACCTACCTGCCCGGTGTAAGCTATGTTCATTTTGAAAATAAGGATTACGCCAATAGTCGCGGAGTGACCCTTTCAATTGAGCAGGGCATTGGATCAACTGGCAATCTTAATTTGGAATATACCTTTCAAACAGCAGAAGGGTCAAATTCTAATCCCGATGCAGAATTTTTAGCAGCCCAGAATAATTCAGAACCTACACGTGAAATGACACCCCTGGATTGGGATCAACGTCATACGTTGAATGGAGCATTTACCACGGATATTGCAGGGACCAGATTGACACTGCTGGGACGGTTCGGATCTGGTTATCCCTACACGCCTTCCTATGGAGTTTCATCGAGAACTGGTCTAACTGCCAATACAGGTCTGGCCTCGAACAGCCGCAGAAAACCTTATACCTATGAGTTTGATTTAAAGGCAAGCAGGCAGGTGAAAATCGGCAGACATGCAATTGGATTGACGCTCAACGTCAACAATCTCCTGGATACGCGCAACGCTACTTCGGTGCACACCGATACAGGTCGACCTGATTACTCAGGACGGTTGCAGTCTATTATAGATAATGCCTACGGGTTGAATACGGTTAGGGAATATATACAGTATCCAACCTGGTATACGGCTCCCCGAGAGATTTTACTCGGTATCAATTATTCGTTCTAGGGTAGAAGAGGAAGCAAAGTTGAAAATGAAATATAATACAATGAGCAGCATAAAGCATTCTACTCTGATGTTAACAATCATGATGATGAGTGCATATGTCCTGGCCCAGGATATCAATCATATTCCATCAGACCACCGTGGAGATCCCAAATTTCGCCGGAAAACAGAGATTGATGGGAATCAGATACGAGCCTCCGTTTTTAATTATGGTTTTTCAGGTCGAACTGGTGGAAGTCAGCCAACCCATATCCCTTACGAATGGCCCAAAAACACCAAACAGCATTACATCGCTCTTACTGGTGTATTTTATGGTGCAGAAGTCCTAAATGAAGGCGGTTTTCCCATCAAGGTGATGATGACACCAAACTATCGAACGGACCCGCAGACTGGCGATAGCTGGAATCTTGAACCAGTACCAGAATACTTGAATGAAACGTCAACTCTCATTGCAAAAAGTACTGAACCAAGCTCCTGGCCAAGTTATTGGCCAGATCGTTTAGATGATGCCCTGGCACCAGGATGGCCGGGGAGTTGGAATGGTTACTTTGGACGTGATCAATTCAATGCTGATCAGGAAATTTATTACGAATGTGCGGACAACTTGTATAATCGGCACAGCTATTTCCCGGATACCACCGACTTTTCCAGACGTGGTCTTGGTCTCCTCACAAAAGTTCGGGTTCTGGCCTGGAGCCAGATATTGATCAATGATGTACTCTTTCATCTTCATACCATCACCAATGATGGAACCAGGGATCTTGACAAAACTGCCTTTTCACTTTGGTTGGCTGATCTCGTTGGTGGGGACGGTGATAGCGATGATGATCATCCTTCCTTCGATCTCCTCAATAATGTGGCCTGGAGTATGGATGGCGATGGTGTTGGAAATCAAAATTTTGGCTCCACACCGGTTGGAGTGGTAGCCACTGCTTTTCTGGAAACCCCTGGAAATGGAATTGATGGGATTGATAATGATGGCGATGCAGATGATCATCCAGAATTGCTGGCTGAGTTTGCTAATCTGGATACGCTGCTCCCGCTTTTCAACCAAACCGATTTTTTCCCCACAGTCCTGACCACAGGTCTGAAGTTGGTCACCATAGATTCCGCTTACTCCCGACATGTTTTTCTGTTTTCTGGACAGGATACCTCAGTAATCAGTGGTGGTATCACATATAACCTCTCCATGGGGGATACCCTCTCCGAAAACCCGGATAATTTGCAGGATGATGATTTGGATGGTCTCATCGATGAAACACAGGGTCTGCATCTGGATCGTCTAACAATTGAAGGAATAATCCCAGTTCGACACATTAATTACTTATTCTTTGCAGCAGGTGAAACCATTCGTCGTGGTCTCATTATACCAGGTGCAGATGTCGTTACCTCCCAGTCCACCATAGCTCCCATGATTGATGAGACCCGCGCTGATGGAGTTGATAACGATAGGGATTGGCGTGCCTTTACAGATGACGTCGGTATTGATGGTTTAGATGATTCCTTTGATAGTGGTGAAGGTGATGGTCTTCCAAGTAGTGGTCATGGTACTGGTCTTCCTGGAGAACCCAATATCGACATTACCGATGTGTCAGAATCAGATCAGATTGGATTAACGGCAGCCGCCTATATGGCAAGTAGTGAAGCAATTCAAAATTTGGCTGATTCAGATATGTGGCGTCGCTTTATGACACCAGGTGTATTCTTCGATCCCACCATTGAGCTTGAAGGGGATTACAACTTACACGTCACCAGTGGCTATTTCCCACTGGCAAAGGGTCAAACTGAAGCAATAAGTATGGCTGTCAATATGGGTGTGGATCAGGATGATGCCCTGCGTAACAAGGAAGTCGCTCAAAAAACATATGATCTTGATTATAAATTCGCAACTGCACCGCGACCTCCAACGCTCTCTGCGTCGGTGGGAGATGGCAGAGTCATGCTTTATTGGGATGAGACCTCAGAGGGATCTTTTGATCGCTATATGTCTGATCTGGGTTCAGAGGGCTATGATTTTCAGGGCTATCGAATTTATCGATCAACTGATCCCGCCTTTGAAGATGTCTTCATCATAACGGACTCCGATGGTGTTCCAACCTTTTATAAGCCCATCGCTCAATTTGATAAGATTGATGGGATAAAGGGGTTACAGGAACTGGATATAAATGGTATCAAATTTGATCTGGGAGACGATACGGGTCTGGTTCATAAATTTCTGGACGAGGATGTGCAGAATGGTCGAACCTACTATTATGCTGTAACTTCATATGACGCTGGAGACGTAGCCCTGGGTGTTGCGCCCAGCGAATGTCCCATCTATATCCAGGTTGATTTTGATGGAAGCATCATTACAGGCGTGAATACCATTCTGGCAACACCTGCTCCAAAACCAAACGGCTATGAACCAGCTGAGATCGATTTGGTTCATATTGAAGGTTCCAGCTCCAGTGGTATTACCATCAATATTCTTGACCCCTTGAAGGTCCCAGATGACAATTCCTATCGTGTAACCTTTCAGGATTCCCTACACCCCGCTTCTGCTTCCAACCAGGATGATACGCTCATGACCAAAAACTTCACCTGGGAAAACATCACCGACTTTAGCAATCCAGACACGCTCATTCTGCGTTCTGAGCGAATTGGGGATGACGATGAAAACCCCGTCATTGATGGAATGCGTCTGGAATTTCATATTGAACCCTTTATCGAGATGAATCAGCAGCTTTCGGTCTGGACAGATACCATGGTATTTAAGCCAGCACTAACAACCTTCAACCTGGTATTGCTTGGTTCGCGGGGTATTAAAAAACCCAATGATTACAAGCTTACTTTTGGTGAGGTCGGGGTAGACACATCTGTACAGTTCGGGATATATGATGGATTCGTAACGCTACCGGCCATCCCGGTTAACTTTTCTATTGAAAACCTTACTGAAAATCGTCCCCAATCTTTTGCATTTATGAATCTGATTAATGCCGATACCCTGGCTGAAGATGATCCTCCCGATGGATTGCTGAATAGTAATACAGATGAATCTGATGTGGTCATCCTCCTCGATGAAATTCTGGATACCCTTGGAAATGTAACTGGGTATATACCGGGCTGGCAATTGACCCTCAAGCATCTCGTGTCAGATTCTCTACTGAGGAATCCCATTGATGGGGATGAACTATCCATCATTATTAAGAAACCATTCCTGGGTGACGATGTGTACGAATTTAAGACATTTAGCTCATACATTGATGGGGAGAAGGTCAAAGAGGATATTAAGCAAGTCACGGTGGTTCCAAATCCTTATGTTGCTGCAGCAGGATGGGAACCCCCCAACCCATTTAGCTCAGGTCGAGGACCGCGAGCTATTCGATTCAATCACATCCCCAAAGACTGCCAGATAAGTATTTTCACTATTAATGGCGAATTGGTTGATCAATTTGAGGTCCACAATAATCTGGACCAGGGTAGTACCTCCTGGGATCTGCTGTCGAGGGACAACCTATCCATCTCATATGGTCTATACTTGTTTTATGTTGAAGATTTAGATACCGGTGCCACACAGACCGGAAAATTTGCAGTGATCAAGTAGAGGAATTGAAAATGAAAACCAAAGCCAAAGCCATATTGATATCCCTGCTTACACTCTGCTTCGCCTTCAGTTCACTTTCGGGACAAACTATCTCAAAGGTAGGCACCTCGGCAGCAAATTTTCTAAAAATACCCGTTGATGCCATTGGTACAGCCAGAGGTGAGGCAGTGGTTACCGGTTTCAATGACCCCGCCACCATGTATTACAATCCATCCACTCTGGCACTGATCAGCCAACCCGCAACTCATTTTAGTTATGTCGATTGGTACGAGGGCATTTCAATAAATCATGCCGCTATCGCTATTCCACTTTCTAGCTGGGGTGTTTTCGGAGTCAACCTGGTGAGTATGAATTCCGGGCAAATGGAAATTACCACCGAAATAGATCAAGATGGTACC is a genomic window of Candidatus Neomarinimicrobiota bacterium containing:
- a CDS encoding peptidylprolyl isomerase, with the translated sequence MMLLALQNCSDTSSDLAAFDGGAVQEHEFLNHYQKYLTVTGLKDNLPDREKILRSVLHEKLILKNWQENALDDHPEVVEVLRRQEEQALLDALWQKKSSNTAQPGPEALATMLVQERTRYHIQEASFLDRSSAASMSKMWSDAEASVDYKDLGFLLLEDVHPLLMKKISKMKNGEVSDPIRLGQGYLLIKLVEKRIPPLIRPRDFAVAKDRLLREWTVNQSDSIINAYTQNVLSGLNVNYSAEGTSALLKLLANTSKASLADHIAESDQSNLLLCSTNEGDWTLEMLIPHLLDSRPEHLNSITDESDVQKLISGLLVRQSLIAEAREAGLHKQELTREAIQKRQNLWRIKTWQERFADTVSIHQDYLSNLNQNELNNNSKIPRRDVEFFVFQDSGRAHKAYENLLTENPGVKVTSDPNSRLELPSDGKMGWVTAEELGFAAKLVFSQDLNTWTKPWYYGGEFFLFRSIEAKNDPVNLDLARENLELLVRSQGAPVQLEQALLAMEKSNHAIIYQDRIKQIPYIQLSGSVDES
- a CDS encoding TonB-dependent receptor; the protein is MKARIFIKLFQRLSLLSLLLSSVIAGTSGKIAGKIHDGSTGEPLIGCNVVLQGTYLGGATDLDGAFVILNVPPGEYSLQANMIGYTSGRMDGIIVAIDLTTEVNLELTSELLVGEVVVVTFVQPKVQRDRTSSQVHVGEDMIKDLPVEEVSDILELQTGVTKDAGGGLHIRGGRAREVVYWVDGVPVSDGYDGSSIVEVDKNAIQELQLVSGTFNAEYGQAMSGIINIVTRTGGEKLGAKLDYSTGGWWSTTDDNYLDMDTYDPQDTQNLSFSLGGPLGLKNLRFYFSGRRYTSNGHLRGERIVNPKPISVMDSVSGTEYLFINFGDSSIVTMNKQEKYSINGKLSYMLTPNVNLHMNYLLSNREYQDYDHLYRWNPDGNLHRFDQGRSVSLTLNHTLSPNTYYSIRAGNSTSHYRHYAFEDPLDARYTNPEYLNLPSYTFALAGVNGSHFERNTTTNLVKFDFSSQINSKHLLQMGLEYRNHELDREDYSIVAKVDSNNIQLVPFEPDTLSRQTPSHSYYHEEPEEFSLYLQDKLEYDDFVINIGVRWDWFHSHGVLPTDPSDPSIFNPLSPEHADMSMEERQAIWFKEVDAKSSISPRLGLAFPITDKGVIHFSYGHFFQIPSFEYLYQDRGYKITTSDGIYGPFGNPDLNPKQTVKYELGLQQQLNDDLNVDLVVFYQDIRDWVSTGIVQATYLPGVSYVHFENKDYANSRGVTLSIEQGIGSTGNLNLEYTFQTAEGSNSNPDAEFLAAQNNSEPTREMTPLDWDQRHTLNGAFTTDIAGTRLTLLGRFGSGYPYTPSYGVSSRTGLTANTGLASNSRRKPYTYEFDLKASRQVKIGRHAIGLTLNVNNLLDTRNATSVHTDTGRPDYSGRLQSIIDNAYGLNTVREYIQYPTWYTAPREILLGINYSF
- a CDS encoding glycoside hydrolase family 13 protein, with the translated sequence MISCFRKRNLNLIMVVTILSFVTLFSYQSCTPAPPISPPPSTEIPKYISHVPEWAKSAIWYQIFPERFRNGDQSNDPTVNTLTGTWPYAQPEDWQVSPWASDWYKMQPWELNTGEDFWYNSQLRRYGGDLQGVIDKLDYLSDLGINAIYLNPVFESPSLHKYGCSMWHHIDNNFGPDPAQDEELWKLENPADPETWKWTTADSLFLDLLTEAHDREIKVIIDGVFNHTGIPFWAFDKIKEKGPESEFADWFTILSYDDPATPEDEFDWQGWYGVKDLPELAEDDHGPVDGAKEHIHAVVKRWMDPNGDGDPSDGIDGWRLDVAEMVALDFWREFRVWCRDINPESYLVGEVWWENYQENKMVNATAWLQGDVFDAVMNYRTGDALIRGMVDQEWRVTPSEMDSLLAEVRDEYPLQNQYVLMSNIDSHDTERLASTVANSDRTIDHNSSSRDHKDFYLGKPSLEQQALQRVMLTFQFAYIGAPFIYYGDEVGMWGADDPDCRKPMVWDDIEYDDEVTDPWGRSYGPFKISVDEKMKNFYKSLIQLRRSEPALNLGDYSLIQTSQDRTFAFKRSLENETILAIFNYGDSEWLPEPSVFGDIVETEWRLKLDSNGSAQKTLMPLSARLYKNSVK